The following are from one region of the Paenibacillus sp. JZ16 genome:
- a CDS encoding carbohydrate ABC transporter permease — protein sequence MDKVMSNKKIIALYVLPALLVIMAVVYIPILLTAYYGLNEWNGIGAMTFIGLDNYQALLSDGKFWDSAWHSLLLAVFSAASLIIYLAVAMVLASKIKGANLFRKIYLIPMLLSSVAIAQLWLRIYHPTNGIVNSFLESIGITNPPAWLAEPSLVLFALFIPILWQYAGFYILIYYAALKNIPASLVEAAKIDGATSLQIAFRIKLPLIMEVIKVTIVLAVVGSLKYFDLIFVMTDGGPNGASEVMASYMYHTAFRAYDFGYGSAIGFFLLVICLIVTWVIRKLTASKETIQYS from the coding sequence TTGGATAAAGTGATGTCCAACAAAAAAATCATCGCGCTGTATGTTTTGCCCGCACTGCTTGTGATTATGGCCGTCGTTTATATTCCAATCCTACTTACCGCCTATTACGGACTGAACGAATGGAACGGCATCGGTGCGATGACCTTTATCGGACTTGATAACTACCAGGCCCTGCTCTCGGACGGCAAGTTCTGGGACAGTGCATGGCACTCCCTGCTGTTAGCCGTATTCTCGGCAGCAAGCCTGATCATTTACCTGGCCGTGGCAATGGTGCTGGCCTCCAAGATCAAGGGCGCCAACCTGTTCCGTAAAATCTATCTCATCCCCATGCTGCTGTCCTCCGTTGCGATCGCGCAGCTGTGGCTGCGCATTTACCACCCGACGAACGGAATTGTGAACAGCTTCCTGGAATCCATCGGGATCACGAACCCGCCGGCATGGCTCGCTGAGCCGTCGCTTGTCTTGTTCGCATTGTTTATTCCGATTCTCTGGCAGTATGCCGGTTTCTATATCTTGATCTATTATGCAGCTTTGAAGAATATCCCGGCATCGCTGGTGGAAGCGGCCAAGATCGACGGTGCGACTTCCCTGCAAATTGCGTTCCGGATCAAGCTTCCACTCATCATGGAAGTGATTAAGGTTACGATCGTGCTGGCGGTGGTAGGTTCCTTGAAATATTTCGACCTCATCTTTGTTATGACGGACGGGGGGCCTAACGGCGCAAGTGAAGTGATGGCGTCCTACATGTATCACACGGCTTTCCGCGCTTATGATTTCGGTTACGGCAGCGCGATCGGATTCTTCCTGCTAGTGATCTGTCTGATCGTAACGTGGGTCATACGGAAATTAACGGCATCGAAAGAAACGATCCAATATTCATAA
- a CDS encoding carbohydrate ABC transporter permease: protein MISGATGQLQDGRARSGNGVGGKLGYALLYIVLIGVAVFQLFPLVWLLLFSLKNNQEVFDLPPLSLPMNPRWENYEKVWSAGNISVYFLNSVWITVVATALTVILGSLVTFAITRMKWKGSSFVLGLFMVAMMIPVHSTLIPLFSMFNKVGLTDHPVSLILSYVAFNMPITIMILLGFYYTLPKEVEEAAVMDGCSVHRVFFRIVLPMTGSVLATTAIINMIYNWNEFIFVNTFISSDIFKTLTVGVQNFIGQYTTDWGAIGATLMISILPILLMFLFLSDRIVEGIAAGSVKG from the coding sequence ATGATATCCGGAGCCACAGGACAGCTCCAAGACGGGCGCGCCCGGTCCGGAAACGGAGTGGGGGGCAAGCTGGGTTACGCGCTGCTGTATATCGTGCTGATCGGCGTTGCCGTATTCCAGCTGTTCCCGCTCGTATGGCTGCTGCTGTTCTCATTAAAAAACAATCAGGAAGTATTCGATCTTCCTCCGTTGTCCCTTCCGATGAATCCGCGCTGGGAGAATTATGAGAAGGTATGGAGTGCCGGCAACATCAGCGTATATTTTCTGAACAGCGTCTGGATCACCGTTGTCGCGACTGCGCTCACGGTCATTCTGGGAAGTCTCGTCACCTTCGCGATTACGAGAATGAAGTGGAAGGGCAGCTCCTTCGTCCTCGGATTATTTATGGTTGCCATGATGATTCCGGTTCACTCCACCTTGATCCCGCTGTTCAGCATGTTCAACAAGGTTGGCCTGACCGATCATCCGGTTTCTTTGATATTGTCGTACGTGGCCTTCAATATGCCGATTACCATTATGATTCTGCTCGGGTTCTATTACACGCTGCCGAAGGAAGTGGAAGAGGCGGCGGTCATGGACGGCTGCTCGGTTCACCGGGTCTTCTTCCGGATCGTGCTTCCGATGACGGGCTCGGTGCTGGCGACGACAGCCATCATTAACATGATCTACAACTGGAACGAATTTATTTTCGTGAATACGTTTATCAGCTCGGACATATTCAAGACGCTCACCGTCGGCGTGCAGAACTTTATCGGACAATACACAACCGATTGGGGTGCGATTGGCGCAACCTTGATGATCAGTATTTTGCCAATCCTGCTGATGTTCCTGTTCCTCAGTGATCGTATCGTGGAAGGCATCGCTGCTGGTTCGGTGAAAGGTTAA
- a CDS encoding ferrous iron transporter B: MEQLKRLEALTAAIPAEQVEDVREDIVGELFKKSRELCSDAVTVTNRELLYRSERLDRIFTSKLWGFPIMLAMLGVIFYLTIAGANVPSSMLANFFGWIEGYLTMAFQALHAPDWLYGVLILGLFRGTSWVVSVMLPPMAIFFPAFALLENYGYLPRVAFNLDRLFKKTGAHGKQSLTMAMGFGCNAAAIMSTRIIESPRERMLAILTNNFVPCNGRWPTLILLASLFMAAGFSGGAQTLVTASVVMGMVLIGVVVTLTVSWGLSKTALKGIPSHYTLELPPYRKPKILNTILRSTLDKTLYVLRRAIIVAAPAGVLTWVLANIYIGDASILIHFVEFLDPFARALGLDGFILMAFIIGLPANEIVLPILLMGYLATGSLTEVTDMFALKQIFLDQGWTWLTALNMMLFSLLHYPCGTTLVNIWKETKSAKWTFLSFAIPTAIAIGVTFLVTQVARALGWV; the protein is encoded by the coding sequence TTGGAACAGCTAAAGCGCTTGGAAGCTCTAACAGCCGCCATTCCTGCTGAGCAGGTAGAGGACGTTCGGGAAGACATCGTGGGCGAATTATTCAAAAAATCCCGTGAGCTGTGCAGTGATGCCGTCACCGTCACCAACCGTGAGCTTCTGTACCGTTCCGAGCGTCTGGACCGCATCTTCACCTCCAAGCTGTGGGGATTTCCGATCATGCTGGCCATGCTCGGCGTTATTTTTTACTTAACGATCGCAGGGGCTAACGTGCCTTCTTCCATGCTGGCAAATTTCTTTGGCTGGATCGAAGGATACCTGACGATGGCCTTTCAGGCCCTCCATGCTCCCGATTGGCTCTATGGCGTGCTGATTCTCGGATTGTTCCGGGGGACCTCCTGGGTTGTCAGTGTCATGCTGCCTCCCATGGCTATCTTCTTTCCAGCCTTTGCGCTGCTGGAGAACTATGGCTATTTGCCTCGGGTAGCCTTTAACCTGGACCGCCTGTTCAAAAAAACAGGAGCGCACGGCAAGCAGTCCCTCACCATGGCGATGGGATTCGGCTGCAATGCGGCGGCCATTATGTCGACCCGGATCATCGAGTCGCCTCGGGAGCGGATGCTCGCTATTCTGACCAATAACTTCGTGCCCTGCAACGGTCGCTGGCCGACCCTGATCCTGCTGGCCTCCTTGTTCATGGCTGCAGGTTTCTCGGGAGGAGCCCAGACGCTCGTAACGGCTTCCGTTGTTATGGGCATGGTGCTGATCGGTGTCGTTGTCACGCTCACGGTATCATGGGGTCTATCCAAAACCGCCTTGAAAGGCATTCCTTCCCACTACACCCTGGAGCTGCCTCCATACCGTAAACCGAAGATACTGAATACCATTCTCCGGTCGACCCTGGATAAAACCCTCTATGTGCTGCGCAGAGCCATTATCGTAGCGGCGCCTGCAGGCGTGCTCACCTGGGTGCTTGCCAACATCTATATTGGCGATGCCAGCATTCTGATTCATTTCGTTGAATTTCTTGATCCGTTTGCGCGCGCACTCGGACTCGATGGCTTCATTCTGATGGCCTTTATCATCGGACTTCCCGCCAATGAAATCGTGCTGCCGATCCTGCTGATGGGATATTTGGCTACGGGGTCCCTGACCGAGGTTACCGATATGTTTGCCCTCAAGCAAATCTTCCTGGACCAAGGCTGGACCTGGCTGACCGCACTGAACATGATGCTCTTCTCGCTCCTTCATTATCCATGCGGAACCACGCTCGTCAATATCTGGAAGGAAACGAAAAGCGCAAAGTGGACGTTCCTGTCCTTTGCCATCCCGACGGCCATCGCCATCGGCGTCACCTTCCTGGTCACTCAGGTGGCCCGGGCACTGGGATGGGTTTAA
- a CDS encoding FeoB small GTPase domain-containing protein — protein MRTFTVALAGNPNTGKSTLFNALTGLKQHTGNWSGKTVSLASGYYDYKDTRFQFIDLPGTYSLFSNSADEEVARDYIIFEKPDVTLLVLDSTALERSLNLALQVLEMTDRVIICLNLMDEAKKKGIKINARKLADQLGVPVIPISARNNEGLDTLSEQLLLMCTGQTPTTPYRMKYNEYLESRISGLESELRDILGDEYPARWLAIRFLDGDRKLIATLKERLKASDKGGISLGTAKALGSSNSRHSC, from the coding sequence ATGAGAACTTTTACCGTCGCGCTGGCTGGCAACCCGAACACGGGAAAAAGCACGCTTTTTAATGCGCTCACCGGGCTAAAGCAGCACACCGGCAACTGGTCCGGCAAAACAGTCAGTCTCGCAAGCGGCTATTACGATTACAAAGACACCCGCTTCCAATTTATCGATCTGCCCGGGACGTACTCCTTGTTCTCCAACTCGGCCGATGAAGAAGTGGCGCGCGATTATATTATTTTTGAGAAACCGGACGTTACCCTGCTGGTTCTGGATTCTACGGCGCTGGAAAGAAGCCTTAACCTTGCGCTGCAAGTGCTGGAAATGACCGACCGGGTCATCATCTGCCTGAATCTGATGGACGAAGCGAAGAAAAAAGGCATCAAGATTAACGCACGCAAGCTGGCGGATCAGCTCGGGGTTCCCGTCATTCCGATATCGGCCAGAAATAACGAAGGGCTGGATACCCTGTCCGAGCAGCTGCTTCTCATGTGCACAGGGCAGACTCCGACTACGCCGTACCGGATGAAATATAACGAATATCTGGAATCGCGAATTTCCGGCCTGGAGTCCGAATTACGAGACATTCTTGGCGACGAATATCCAGCCAGATGGCTGGCGATCCGTTTTCTTGATGGAGACCGGAAGCTGATCGCGACGCTGAAAGAACGATTAAAGGCTTCGGATAAAGGAGGGATTTCGCTTGGAACAGCTAAAGCGCTTGGAAGCTCTAACAGCCGCCATTCCTGCTGA
- a CDS encoding FeoA family protein, protein MDETKYRQHLHQAALGERFLIEQVDIRGEHKRRLLDLGFVPGSVVEVLQTSPLGDPTSYRVAGTVIALRKEESQLIWGKVMSS, encoded by the coding sequence ATGGATGAGACAAAATATCGGCAGCATTTGCATCAGGCAGCGCTCGGCGAGCGGTTTCTGATTGAACAGGTGGATATCCGCGGAGAGCATAAGCGGCGGCTTCTGGACCTCGGATTCGTACCGGGCTCCGTTGTCGAAGTGCTGCAAACCAGCCCGCTCGGCGATCCGACCTCTTATAGAGTGGCAGGTACCGTCATAGCATTAAGAAAAGAAGAAAGTCAGTTAATCTGGGGTAAGGTGATGTCATCATGA
- a CDS encoding flavin-containing monooxygenase — protein MWDVIVIGAGQAGLAAGYWLQQAGMKFLLLDRGMEAGDAWKMRYDSLRLFTPRTHSALHGMRLEGDPDGFPDKDEMASYLKSYAARFRLPIQFETDVKCVRKEEDRFIIDTHQGEYHAKALIIATGPFRQPRIPTFAASVPEDILQLHSSDYRQPSQLQEGGVLVVGGGNSGAQIAVELSRGRETYLALGQQPRYLPMTIGGKGMFWWLDKLGILSAGGSSWLGRKLKRRGDPIFGYELKQAVKCGKVVLKKRAVDAGASGMRFEDGTELKVQNIIWATGFVPSYDWLQVDRALDHEKAVIHTRGISPVKGLYYAGLPWQTHRGSALLAGVSRDAREIVQAIMEKRGLVYGKRAP, from the coding sequence ATATGGGACGTAATCGTTATCGGCGCGGGGCAGGCAGGATTGGCAGCTGGCTATTGGCTGCAGCAGGCAGGGATGAAGTTTCTGTTGTTGGATCGGGGGATGGAGGCAGGCGATGCATGGAAGATGAGATATGATTCCTTGAGGTTGTTTACGCCGAGGACTCATAGTGCCTTGCATGGAATGAGGTTAGAGGGGGATCCCGACGGGTTCCCGGATAAAGATGAGATGGCGTCCTATCTGAAATCGTATGCAGCGCGGTTTAGGCTGCCCATTCAGTTTGAGACGGATGTGAAGTGTGTCCGGAAGGAAGAAGACCGTTTTATAATCGACACCCATCAGGGAGAATATCATGCAAAGGCGCTGATCATCGCTACCGGGCCGTTCCGGCAGCCTCGAATTCCGACGTTTGCAGCATCGGTTCCAGAGGACATTCTCCAGCTGCACTCATCCGATTACAGGCAACCTTCACAGCTTCAGGAGGGCGGCGTTCTTGTCGTTGGCGGCGGGAACAGCGGGGCACAGATTGCGGTCGAACTGTCACGTGGTCGGGAAACGTATTTGGCCCTCGGACAGCAGCCGCGTTATTTACCCATGACCATTGGGGGAAAGGGCATGTTCTGGTGGTTGGACAAACTCGGCATTTTATCTGCCGGCGGTTCCTCCTGGTTGGGGCGTAAGCTGAAGCGCCGCGGAGACCCGATTTTTGGATATGAATTGAAACAAGCGGTCAAGTGCGGTAAAGTGGTGTTGAAAAAGAGAGCCGTTGATGCCGGCGCTTCCGGAATGCGATTCGAGGATGGAACGGAGCTTAAGGTTCAGAATATTATCTGGGCGACCGGCTTTGTTCCCAGCTATGATTGGCTTCAAGTGGATCGAGCGCTGGATCATGAGAAGGCTGTTATTCATACACGCGGTATCAGTCCGGTAAAGGGGCTCTATTATGCAGGTTTGCCTTGGCAGACGCACAGGGGCTCCGCACTCTTGGCAGGAGTTTCACGGGATGCCCGCGAAATCGTTCAAGCCATTATGGAGAAGAGGGGATTAGTTTATGGAAAAAGAGCACCATGA
- a CDS encoding ArsR/SmtB family transcription factor, with the protein MEKEHHELLHEDEAMEASRLLKAISDPTRIRILHLLSQEECPVGHIAEVLGMSQSAVSHQLGYLRSLRLVKYRREGNTYFYTYEDEHVIGILRQVLDHIAH; encoded by the coding sequence ATGGAAAAAGAGCACCATGAGCTGCTGCACGAAGACGAGGCCATGGAAGCGTCACGACTGCTGAAGGCCATCTCGGATCCGACGCGGATCCGGATTCTTCATTTGCTCTCGCAAGAAGAATGCCCGGTCGGCCATATTGCCGAGGTGCTTGGCATGAGTCAGTCGGCGGTATCCCACCAGCTTGGCTATCTGCGAAGTTTAAGACTGGTCAAATACCGGAGGGAAGGAAATACATATTTTTATACGTATGAAGATGAGCATGTCATCGGGATCTTACGGCAGGTGCTGGACCATATCGCTCATTAG